One Rhodococcus sp. P1Y DNA window includes the following coding sequences:
- the folE gene encoding GTP cyclohydrolase I FolE — protein sequence MECGRPSPRPDDAFDQARAEAAVRELLIAVGEDPDREGLAATPARVARAYREQFGGLLIDPDSVLDTTFDEGHQELVLVRDIPMFSTCEHHLVSFHGRAHVGYIPGDSGKVTGLSKLARVVDLYSKRPQVQERLTSQVADALMRKLDPSGVIVVIEAEHLCMAMRGIRKLGATTMTSAVRGSLQSNSASRAEALSLILRR from the coding sequence TTGGAATGCGGGAGACCGTCGCCAAGGCCGGACGATGCTTTCGACCAGGCCAGGGCGGAGGCAGCAGTCCGAGAGTTGTTGATCGCAGTTGGCGAGGATCCGGACCGAGAAGGGCTGGCAGCCACTCCCGCCCGCGTCGCACGTGCGTACCGTGAGCAGTTCGGGGGTCTGCTCATAGATCCAGACTCGGTGCTGGACACAACCTTCGACGAGGGTCATCAGGAGCTCGTGCTGGTCCGTGACATACCGATGTTTTCCACCTGTGAGCACCATTTGGTGTCGTTCCACGGAAGGGCTCATGTCGGATACATCCCAGGGGACAGCGGTAAGGTCACCGGACTTTCCAAGCTCGCGCGCGTGGTCGATTTGTACTCGAAACGCCCACAGGTTCAAGAACGGTTGACAAGCCAGGTAGCCGATGCGTTGATGCGGAAGCTTGACCCGAGCGGAGTGATCGTCGTCATCGAAGCCGAGCATCTCTGCATGGCGATGCGTGGAATCAGGAAGCTTGGTGCGACCACGATGACTTCAGCGGTTCGTGGTTCGCTGCAATCCAACTCGGCATCACGGGCCGAGGCGCTGAGTCTGATCCTCCGCCGATAG